One stretch of Armigeres subalbatus isolate Guangzhou_Male chromosome 2, GZ_Asu_2, whole genome shotgun sequence DNA includes these proteins:
- the LOC134216435 gene encoding uncharacterized protein LOC134216435 yields MGNCFNGCLSEESQTRNRTLTASDSQYEMLVEECSKQQGKINQITPKKKPKLFGKFWKRKGDVEYSRLNKSNNNFISKGNQSDHQKSGSEIPLQCLDAHSLLLVSKDSNTRKNGYHDLNTDVTSTPGSSLDLEWENDYGYQNSHWQLRASDDQQLPYTTAMDPVFKVEEWSILKKSKDRINFIRKLDRASSVRIQDNANGPNAGGSSHPLSSVGGNGSGNIGTPSIVSCGSNASSSHISTPEDSLEWDIDQDRQLKSENESLDLETKELLLEIEQLKNRVLNETGANLKDLKYDESIS; encoded by the exons ATGCTGGTAGAGGAGTGTTCTAAGCAACAAGGAAAGATTAACCAAATTACACCAAAA AAAAAGCCCaaactttttggaaaattttggaaACGGAAAGGAGATGTGGAGTACTCAAGACTGAATAaatcaaacaataattttatAAGCAAGGGTAATCAAAGCGACCATCAGAAATCAGG aTCAGAAATTCCACTGCAGTGCCTCGATGCACACTCGCTTCTGCTGGTGTCGAAAGATAGCAATACTCGTAAAAACGGATATCATGATCTGAACACGGATGTGACATCAACTCCGGGCAGCTCACTGGACCTGGAGTGGGAGAATGATTATGGATATCAGAATAGTCACTG GCAACTACGAGCAAGTGATGATCAACAGCTTCCATATACAACGGCAATGGATCCGGTGTTCAAAGTGGAAGAATGGTCTATCCTGAAGAAAAGCAAAGATCGCATCAACTTCATCAGAAAGTTAGATCGCGCTTCATCGGTACGCATTCAAGACAATGCAAACGGGCCAAACGCTGGTGGCAGTTCGCACCCTCTATCCAGCGTTGGCGGCAATGGTTCAGGCAACATTGGTACACCATCGATTGTGAGCTGTGGTTCAAATGCTTCCTCGTCACACATATCAACGCCGGAGGATTCACTCGAGTGGGACATCGATCAGGATCGGCAGCTAAAATCGGAAAACGAATCACTAGACCTAGAAACCAAAGAACTGCTGCTGGAAATCGAGCAGCTAAAGAATCGGGTTCTCAACGAAACTGGTGCTAACTTGAAGGATCTGAAATACGACGAGTCAATCAGTTGA